The following coding sequences are from one Streptomyces sp. NBC_01232 window:
- a CDS encoding RHS repeat-associated core domain-containing protein produces MTGKNAPKADAKIPKGAGAAAWSPKDVYWPPATEAEVNLAADPSSVPRGSLLAPAPSGGPAAPAPDPSRAGAAPVWVAPAVGKDALRTGKAAVQLTDRASAEKAGVQGLLLAVRPAESTAKGSGPVKVSVDVSHIAGAFGGDWLSRARMVTLPACALTTPESAECRTQTPLPTARDDNRAGLLSTEVTLNGASAAQGAPAGTPSGGATVLAASASPAGSGGDYRATSLAPSGSWTSGGNTGGFAWTYPIAVPEGLGGTKPTVALSYSSQAVDGRTAATNNQASWIGEGWDYSPGYVERQFKPCAKDGQADSSEQCLAGENATMSLNGKSSALVRDDKSGTWRLEGDDASKVERLTGASNGDNNGEHWKITTADGTQYYFGAGRKPGSSTAPATNSAWTTPVYGNNAGEECNKPTFAASWCQQAWRWNLDFVVDPRGGVTTHWYTTETNRYKLGVSATTPNGTLTPYIRGGNLWKITYGSKLADADTVKPTAQILFKVDERCLPVKDVFDCASAKLTKANATKWPDVPFDQNCATTGTCENYAATFWTTKRLTEITTQVLNTAGGYDNVDSYALTHQFPDPKDQTAPALWLASILRTGHDGTAMLESKPVVFHGSLMNNRVDSSGDNKPAMNRQRIVKITSETGGVTDIGYADPDCAPGAGLPSSKDGNTKRCFPVYWNPDYKSPLDPTLDWFHKYAVARVSELDPFGGSRTRETRYEYVGAAAWHRDDEELTEGKQRTWNQFRGYEQVITRSGTAPDMVSKTARFYLRGMDGDIKADGSKRTATFTGLAGNTVKDANALAGTLRETQTFASDGGELLAVSQTEPWLSAVTATHSRGTKLPVLTAQMQRDGSSKKKQLRADKTWQTTSETVKYDDTYGMESWTRDQADGLPDTCTITAYARNTAAWMIDRVSGTTEIRSSDCEAPATEANTLARDLTYYDGQPHGTLNGPGQVTRTEELDRFEAGQPKYTSNGTTAHDAYGRVTSATDAAGATTKTVYEPAAPARATTVKVTNAKDWTTTSTLHALRAVPVKTVDQNDRTTEVSYDELGRTTAVWLPGRARGASASTVFSYDLTNTTTSSVSTQTLRSDQSYTTSISILDAFGKQVQIQSDPLNGAATSRLIADTFYDSHGRAFKTNETYLNATSMPVKSRFVADENMVPAQNTTLYDGQGRTTAKIFSSKAIEQWRTTTAYPGVDRTDTTAPKGETASAVVTDARGRTVERRKYKSTKPEGDYDPTRYTYNTEDKLTGITDPAGNTWTYEYDLHGRQTRSADPDKGTATVTYDAADRPVTTLDARGTAVFTSYDILGRPTSRNLNTADGPKIATYDYDTLLPGQPTASTSWIDGKPWRQETTGYDTGYRPTGTKLTVPAGEGALTGTYTAAIAYDPITGLERRTTLPAMGGLPSERLYTGRNANGLPVSYGSDNDAYVNFTDYDEFGTVQRTTFGDDPRQVSLTQIHDPATGRLLGTELKKQDFGTAVDITGYTYTPAGDVTSVTSTQGSLRDTQCFTYDYLRRLTTAWTDTGGTSTQPGPSVPGIGGCTNTAPQQGKTGGIAPYHQSFTYDVTGNRTSSTDHDPAGNAAKTITTTHAYPTPGSLRPHAPTSTTRTTGTSPSVTANTTYDASGNTLTRPDAAGTTQTLTWTPEGKLASATTGAGTSTYAYDAAGTRLLRKDPGKTTLYLGSTELTLNTTTNTVTGTRYYTTPGGTAVVRTSDGKLSYVAADHHSTGTTAIDATTLQVQRRTTKPFGEDRGTAPAAWPGERGFVGGTQDKTTGLTHLGAREYDPLIGRFISVDPLMVVDDPRQHNGYQYGNNSPLTEWDPTGEALPECSSGMYKCTNGSNPYDYGYSYEKEVAIAGGTLDRAYVERKNSNNRACRYDSACKKTRGYYTAKKPEKKIEKKGIFAGFAHWQNIARGDFRGAWNRTLGSADWWRHKGIDIALGIVAATGAAFCIASGVCMMGLVLVAGAALITTGVAAHLAVATEEERRQGGAQFLLPSALAVGKGAAFGATWGRGVVGAISKGGISRAAWAEKGGHLRTEGFFAGGNPIAHTARGGRNLIGDTRQSFRDRFVR; encoded by the coding sequence GTGACCGGGAAAAACGCTCCGAAGGCGGACGCGAAGATTCCGAAGGGTGCGGGGGCTGCTGCCTGGAGCCCGAAGGACGTGTACTGGCCGCCGGCAACGGAGGCCGAGGTGAATCTGGCGGCTGATCCGTCGAGTGTTCCGCGGGGCTCGCTCCTCGCCCCAGCACCGTCCGGTGGTCCCGCGGCTCCGGCCCCGGATCCGAGCCGTGCGGGCGCCGCACCCGTATGGGTCGCTCCGGCCGTCGGCAAGGACGCGCTGCGTACCGGTAAGGCCGCCGTGCAGCTCACGGACCGGGCGTCCGCAGAGAAGGCCGGCGTACAAGGCTTGCTGCTCGCCGTCCGCCCAGCCGAGAGCACGGCGAAAGGCAGCGGTCCGGTCAAAGTCTCCGTGGACGTCTCCCACATCGCCGGTGCCTTCGGCGGCGACTGGCTCTCCCGCGCCCGCATGGTCACTCTCCCTGCGTGCGCACTGACCACACCCGAGAGCGCGGAGTGCCGTACGCAGACACCGCTGCCCACCGCCAGGGACGACAACCGGGCCGGTCTGCTCAGCACCGAGGTCACACTCAACGGCGCCTCGGCGGCGCAGGGTGCGCCCGCGGGCACGCCTTCGGGCGGCGCCACCGTTCTCGCAGCCTCCGCGAGTCCCGCCGGCAGCGGGGGAGACTACCGGGCCACCAGCCTCGCCCCTTCCGGCTCCTGGACCAGCGGTGGCAACACGGGTGGCTTCGCCTGGACCTACCCGATCGCCGTACCCGAAGGCTTGGGCGGCACCAAACCCACCGTCGCCCTCTCCTACAGTTCCCAGGCGGTCGACGGCCGCACCGCCGCGACCAACAACCAGGCATCGTGGATCGGCGAGGGCTGGGACTACTCACCCGGCTACGTCGAGCGCCAGTTCAAGCCCTGCGCCAAGGACGGCCAGGCCGATTCGAGCGAGCAGTGCCTGGCTGGCGAGAACGCGACCATGTCCCTGAACGGCAAGTCTTCGGCACTGGTGCGCGACGACAAGTCCGGTACCTGGCGCCTGGAGGGTGACGACGCCTCGAAGGTCGAGCGGCTGACCGGCGCCTCCAACGGCGACAACAACGGCGAACACTGGAAGATCACCACCGCCGACGGCACCCAGTACTACTTCGGGGCCGGGCGCAAGCCGGGCAGCTCCACCGCCCCGGCCACCAATTCGGCCTGGACCACCCCGGTCTACGGCAACAACGCGGGCGAGGAGTGCAACAAGCCAACCTTCGCCGCGTCATGGTGCCAGCAGGCCTGGCGCTGGAACCTCGACTTCGTCGTCGACCCGCGCGGAGGGGTGACCACCCACTGGTACACCACCGAGACCAACCGCTACAAGCTCGGCGTCTCGGCCACCACCCCCAACGGCACCCTCACTCCCTACATCAGGGGCGGCAACCTCTGGAAGATCACCTACGGTTCGAAGCTCGCTGATGCGGACACGGTCAAGCCGACCGCCCAGATCCTCTTCAAGGTCGACGAGCGCTGCCTGCCGGTGAAGGACGTCTTCGACTGCGCGTCCGCCAAGCTGACCAAGGCCAACGCCACCAAGTGGCCGGATGTCCCGTTCGACCAGAACTGCGCGACTACCGGTACGTGCGAGAACTATGCCGCCACCTTCTGGACCACCAAGCGCCTCACCGAGATCACCACACAGGTCCTGAACACCGCCGGCGGCTACGACAACGTCGACTCCTACGCCCTGACACACCAGTTCCCCGACCCGAAGGACCAGACCGCCCCGGCCCTATGGCTCGCCTCCATCCTCCGCACCGGCCACGACGGCACGGCCATGCTCGAAAGCAAGCCGGTTGTCTTCCACGGCAGCCTGATGAACAACCGCGTCGACTCCAGCGGCGACAACAAGCCCGCCATGAACCGCCAGCGCATTGTCAAGATCACGTCCGAGACCGGCGGGGTCACGGACATCGGATACGCCGACCCGGACTGCGCACCGGGCGCCGGACTGCCTTCCTCCAAGGACGGCAACACCAAGCGCTGCTTCCCGGTCTACTGGAATCCGGACTACAAGAGTCCGCTGGACCCGACCCTGGACTGGTTCCACAAGTACGCCGTCGCCCGCGTCAGCGAACTCGACCCCTTCGGCGGATCCCGCACCCGCGAGACACGCTACGAGTACGTCGGCGCAGCAGCCTGGCACCGCGACGACGAGGAACTGACCGAGGGCAAGCAGCGCACCTGGAACCAGTTCCGCGGCTACGAACAGGTCATCACGCGCTCCGGCACCGCCCCCGACATGGTCTCCAAGACCGCACGGTTCTACCTGCGCGGCATGGACGGCGACATCAAGGCCGACGGAAGCAAGCGCACGGCCACCTTCACCGGTCTCGCGGGCAACACGGTCAAGGACGCCAACGCGCTGGCCGGAACGCTCCGCGAGACGCAGACCTTCGCCTCCGACGGCGGCGAGCTCCTCGCCGTCTCCCAGACCGAACCCTGGCTGTCGGCCGTCACCGCCACCCACAGCCGCGGCACGAAGCTTCCCGTACTCACCGCACAGATGCAGCGTGACGGCTCCTCGAAGAAGAAGCAGCTGCGCGCCGACAAGACCTGGCAGACCACGTCGGAGACCGTCAAGTACGACGACACCTACGGCATGGAGTCGTGGACCCGGGACCAGGCCGACGGACTTCCCGACACCTGCACCATCACCGCCTACGCCCGCAACACCGCCGCCTGGATGATCGACCGTGTCTCGGGCACCACCGAGATCCGGAGCAGCGACTGCGAGGCCCCCGCGACCGAGGCTAACACCCTTGCCCGCGACCTCACCTACTACGATGGCCAGCCCCACGGCACCCTGAACGGCCCCGGCCAGGTCACCCGCACCGAGGAACTGGACCGATTCGAGGCCGGCCAGCCGAAGTACACCTCGAACGGCACCACCGCCCACGACGCCTACGGGCGCGTCACCAGCGCCACCGACGCAGCGGGCGCCACGACCAAGACCGTGTACGAACCGGCCGCCCCGGCCCGCGCCACCACGGTCAAGGTCACCAATGCCAAGGACTGGACCACCACGAGCACCCTTCACGCACTGCGCGCGGTACCGGTCAAGACCGTGGACCAGAACGACCGCACCACCGAGGTGAGCTACGACGAGCTCGGCCGCACCACCGCCGTCTGGCTACCCGGCCGCGCCCGCGGTGCGAGCGCCAGCACGGTGTTCTCGTACGACCTCACCAACACCACGACCAGCTCGGTCAGCACCCAGACCCTCCGGTCCGACCAGTCGTACACCACCTCGATCAGCATCCTCGACGCGTTCGGGAAGCAGGTTCAGATCCAGTCCGACCCGCTCAACGGCGCGGCAACCAGCCGGCTGATCGCGGACACCTTCTACGACAGCCACGGCCGCGCCTTCAAGACCAACGAGACCTACCTCAACGCCACGTCCATGCCGGTGAAGTCCCGCTTCGTCGCCGACGAGAACATGGTCCCCGCCCAGAACACCACCCTGTACGACGGCCAAGGCCGTACGACGGCCAAGATCTTCTCGTCCAAAGCGATCGAGCAGTGGCGCACCACCACCGCATACCCCGGTGTGGACCGCACGGACACCACCGCTCCGAAGGGGGAGACGGCGTCCGCCGTGGTCACGGACGCCCGTGGCCGCACGGTCGAACGGCGTAAATACAAGAGCACCAAGCCCGAGGGCGACTACGACCCCACCCGCTACACCTACAACACGGAAGACAAACTGACTGGGATCACCGACCCGGCCGGCAACACCTGGACCTACGAGTACGACCTCCACGGACGCCAGACCCGCTCGGCCGACCCGGACAAGGGCACCGCGACCGTCACCTACGACGCCGCCGACCGCCCCGTCACCACCCTCGACGCCCGCGGAACCGCCGTCTTCACCAGCTACGACATCCTGGGCCGCCCCACCTCCCGCAACCTGAACACGGCCGACGGCCCCAAGATCGCCACGTACGACTACGACACCCTGCTCCCCGGCCAGCCCACCGCCTCCACCAGCTGGATCGACGGCAAGCCCTGGCGGCAGGAGACCACCGGCTACGACACCGGCTACCGGCCCACCGGCACCAAACTGACCGTCCCCGCCGGGGAAGGCGCCCTCACCGGCACCTACACCGCCGCCATCGCCTACGACCCCATCACCGGACTGGAGCGCCGCACCACGCTGCCCGCCATGGGCGGCCTGCCCTCCGAACGCCTCTACACCGGCCGCAACGCCAACGGCCTGCCCGTGTCCTACGGCTCGGACAACGACGCCTACGTCAACTTCACCGACTACGACGAGTTCGGCACCGTACAGCGCACCACGTTCGGTGACGACCCTCGGCAGGTCAGCCTCACCCAGATCCACGACCCGGCCACCGGCCGGCTTCTCGGCACCGAGCTCAAGAAGCAGGACTTTGGCACAGCCGTCGACATCACCGGCTACACCTACACCCCGGCCGGCGACGTCACCTCGGTCACCAGCACCCAAGGGTCCCTTCGCGACACCCAGTGCTTCACCTACGACTATCTGCGCCGCCTCACCACGGCGTGGACCGACACGGGCGGCACCAGCACCCAGCCCGGCCCGTCGGTCCCCGGCATCGGCGGCTGCACCAACACCGCACCGCAACAGGGCAAGACCGGCGGCATCGCCCCGTACCACCAGTCCTTCACCTACGACGTGACAGGCAACCGGACCTCCTCCACCGACCACGACCCGGCCGGCAACGCCGCCAAGACCATCACGACCACCCACGCCTACCCGACCCCCGGCTCCCTGCGCCCCCACGCGCCGACCTCCACCACCAGGACCACCGGCACCAGTCCCTCCGTCACCGCGAACACCACCTACGACGCGTCCGGCAACACCCTCACCCGCCCCGACGCAGCCGGAACCACCCAGACCCTGACCTGGACACCCGAGGGCAAACTCGCCTCGGCCACCACCGGCGCGGGCACCTCCACCTACGCCTACGACGCGGCCGGCACCCGCCTGCTGCGCAAGGACCCCGGCAAAACCACCCTCTACCTCGGCTCCACCGAACTCACCCTCAACACCACCACCAACACGGTCACCGGCACCCGCTACTACACGACCCCGGGCGGCACGGCCGTCGTCCGCACCTCCGACGGCAAGCTGTCCTACGTCGCGGCCGACCACCACAGCACCGGCACCACCGCCATCGACGCCACGACCCTCCAGGTCCAGCGCCGGACGACGAAGCCCTTCGGCGAGGACCGGGGCACCGCCCCGGCCGCCTGGCCCGGTGAGCGCGGCTTCGTCGGCGGCACCCAGGACAAGACCACCGGCCTCACCCACCTCGGAGCCCGCGAATACGACCCCCTCATCGGCCGGTTCATCTCGGTCGACCCGCTGATGGTCGTCGACGACCCCCGCCAGCACAACGGCTACCAGTACGGCAACAACAGCCCCCTCACCGAGTGGGACCCCACCGGCGAAGCCCTTCCCGAGTGCAGCAGCGGCATGTACAAGTGCACCAACGGATCCAACCCCTACGACTACGGCTACAGCTACGAGAAGGAAGTCGCCATCGCCGGCGGCACACTCGACCGCGCCTACGTCGAACGGAAGAACAGCAACAACAGGGCTTGCCGCTACGACTCCGCCTGCAAGAAAACCCGCGGCTACTACACGGCTAAGAAGCCCGAAAAGAAGATCGAGAAGAAGGGGATATTTGCAGGCTTCGCACATTGGCAGAACATCGCCAGGGGCGACTTTCGGGGAGCGTGGAATCGCACGCTGGGTAGCGCGGACTGGTGGAGACACAAAGGTATTGACATCGCACTTGGAATTGTGGCTGCAACTGGAGCGGCCTTCTGTATAGCTTCGGGAGTATGCATGATGGGACTCGTTCTGGTTGCTGGAGCGGCCCTCATTACAACTGGTGTCGCCGCCCATCTGGCTGTTGCCACAGAAGAAGAAAGGCGGCAAGGGGGAGCACAGTTCCTCCTTCCGTCGGCCCTTGCCGTAGGAAAGGGGGCGGCCTTTGGCGCAACGTGGGGTCGAGGTGTAGTGGGGGCTATCTCGAAGGGGGGCATATCCAGGGCGGCATGGGCCGAGAAGGGAGGTCACCTTCGAACAGAAGGGTTCTTCGCCGGAGGAAATCCTATTGCCCACACTGCCCGTGGAGGGCGCAACCTAATTGGCGACACCCGCCAGTCCTTTAGGGATCGCTTCGTCCGGTAG
- a CDS encoding serine/threonine-protein kinase: MPQEAISDRYELLEELSHGGMGDVWRGYDAVLDRPVAVKLIRQASVTSPQLAEEFAKRFRREARITARIQHPGVPQVYDAVLDASYERLFLVMELVDGIPLSAYLDPGRPLPVSWAAAVAAQVATVLSYAHDVPVIHRDLKPGNILVARDGTVKVLDFGIAAILRTDVTKLTATGSPIGTHQYMSPEQVRGGRITPQTDLYALGCVLHELLSGRLAFEADSEYMLMYQHVNAAPTPLRQLRPDVPEALEELVLHLLRKAPEARPADTQEVYARLLPFLPPPGQEPGTTDTGPAGAPDPTGVFRRPFAPRARAQPPVPDDVPPTAVLPGARPVPVPAQLREDIKAAYAHADALLEEERFAQAAEVLGEIIEPAALALGSESKAVLALRRRRAAIRLLGGDYRAALPEFEALADAYARIAGPTGEQSRACRAQAARCRAELGQVTDALAALRGVLNVVRAVDSDVSEEAVELRHNIGMLLLAQGRAAEARQVLEPLHQDMCMVFGPDDEMTVEIAAALALIRLDLDGDAAG, encoded by the coding sequence GTGCCGCAGGAGGCGATCTCCGACCGTTACGAACTTCTGGAGGAGCTCAGCCACGGCGGCATGGGCGACGTGTGGCGCGGCTACGACGCCGTGCTCGACCGGCCCGTCGCCGTGAAACTCATCCGGCAGGCGTCGGTCACCTCCCCGCAACTGGCCGAGGAGTTCGCCAAGCGCTTCCGCCGCGAGGCCCGCATCACCGCGCGCATCCAGCACCCCGGCGTACCGCAGGTGTACGACGCGGTGCTCGACGCGTCGTACGAGCGGCTGTTCCTGGTGATGGAGCTCGTCGACGGCATACCGCTGTCCGCCTACCTGGACCCCGGCCGGCCGCTGCCGGTCAGCTGGGCGGCCGCCGTCGCCGCGCAGGTCGCGACCGTACTGTCGTACGCGCACGACGTCCCGGTGATCCACCGCGACCTCAAGCCGGGCAACATCCTCGTCGCACGCGACGGCACCGTGAAGGTCCTCGACTTCGGCATCGCCGCGATCCTGCGCACCGACGTCACCAAACTGACCGCCACCGGCAGCCCCATCGGCACCCACCAGTACATGTCGCCCGAGCAGGTGCGCGGCGGACGCATCACCCCGCAGACCGATCTGTACGCGCTGGGCTGCGTGCTGCACGAACTCCTCAGTGGACGACTCGCGTTCGAGGCGGACAGCGAGTACATGCTGATGTACCAGCACGTCAACGCCGCCCCCACCCCGCTGCGGCAGCTGCGGCCCGACGTCCCCGAGGCGCTGGAGGAGCTGGTCCTGCACCTGCTGCGCAAGGCTCCCGAGGCACGGCCCGCCGACACGCAGGAGGTGTACGCGCGACTGCTGCCGTTCCTCCCGCCTCCGGGCCAGGAACCCGGCACGACGGACACCGGGCCGGCCGGCGCGCCCGACCCGACGGGCGTCTTCCGTCGTCCTTTCGCGCCCCGCGCCCGCGCCCAGCCGCCCGTACCTGATGATGTGCCGCCCACGGCCGTCCTCCCGGGGGCCCGGCCGGTGCCTGTTCCCGCCCAACTGCGCGAGGACATCAAGGCGGCGTACGCCCATGCCGACGCCCTGCTGGAGGAGGAGCGGTTCGCTCAGGCCGCCGAGGTGCTCGGCGAGATCATCGAGCCCGCGGCCCTCGCACTCGGCTCCGAGAGCAAGGCCGTTCTGGCGCTGCGCCGCCGGCGAGCGGCCATCCGCCTCCTCGGCGGCGACTACCGGGCCGCCCTGCCCGAGTTCGAGGCCCTCGCCGACGCCTACGCCCGCATCGCCGGACCCACCGGCGAGCAGTCCCGCGCCTGCCGCGCCCAGGCGGCCCGGTGCCGCGCCGAACTGGGCCAGGTCACCGACGCGCTCGCCGCCCTTCGGGGCGTGCTGAACGTGGTGCGGGCCGTCGACAGTGACGTGAGCGAGGAAGCGGTGGAGCTGCGGCACAACATCGGAATGCTGCTGCTCGCCCAGGGCCGAGCCGCCGAAGCCCGGCAGGTCCTCGAACCGCTCCATCAGGACATGTGCATGGTGTTCGGCCCCGACGACGAGATGACCGTCGAGATTGCCGCGGCGCTGGCCCTGATCCGCCTGGACCTCGACGGCGACGCTGCCGGGTAA